The DNA window ATTTCAGGGATTCAACCTGCCACGGTAAAGGACGCGCGCATCGTGCAGTAAAATCCCCGTCAACCGGCACAAGAAAATCTGTACACTGTCGCTCTATTACTATGGAAGCCTCAGGAAAAGTGTCCTCCAGCAGCCGCCGGACCATCAGCCAGCTGCTCAGAATAAGTATGGTGCTGATGCTGCCGCCGAAAACGGTATTATGATGATTATGGTTCAGCCTCTTTTCACCCGTGACGACGACCTCCTGGTCATTCAGTTCCCGGATA is part of the Marispirochaeta aestuarii genome and encodes:
- a CDS encoding YiiD C-terminal domain-containing protein, producing the protein MNISELQDFVETSIPLIKEAGFVIRELNDQEVVVTGEKRLNHNHHNTVFGGSISTILILSSWLMVRRLLEDTFPEASIVIERQCTDFLVPVDGDFTARCARPLPWQVESLKYGLDKLKRGRIDLGAALYQDGSDHMAASFSGTFYCRLRL